ttccacagcctggactctggaatttttcactttgcaaattcatcccacgggctggactggaacctttggtgggcgcatgtttgagacccctgcactacAACTAGCAGTAACtctactctatctatctatctatctatctatatctatctatctatctatctatctatctatctctatctatctatctatctgtctgtctgtctgtctgtctgtctgtctgtctgtctgtctgtctgtctgtctgtctgtctgtctttaatcgCATACATCATGATTTATTTGTTGACTTGAATCTATAAAAGCCACTTAGTAAAAAATGAGACAAATTAAGTGTAATAAAAAGCAGAATATCTGTTTAACTGTGTAGAAAGTTGCAAACACTTGAAGTATTCAAGTAAATTACAAATGGCACTTATTTGTACTTCAGTTTATGTACTTATTTGTTTGGTTATTTATGTGCTTATTTCACTGTTGTGTAGCTTAATCCATAATATTACATCCTAATATACTGGTTGatgttgtcttttttatgttgATGATATGAATCTGGAAAGAAAGAGTAGCAATTAAAGTTATGAACCTATATAGAAATGTAATACATGGCATAAATAACAGTTTTACACATACATTGGCCTTTTTATGGGTATGTAGAGTATATAGATTCATATAGATGTTTACATCATAATGatttaatataacataataataatgtttttaactatttaatttcatttttttgtaaattaactatgttttctctgtttttttagaTAAATGATCTCGCTATattatcttttatgtattttaagtGCCTTTTAATTGAGATTGTGTGGCTCAGCTCTGATAGGAGTCCAAGACAAATCAAATTCCCCTTCACTGTGGGACACAAAGTAAATCTTGAATTTCAATTATGCCCCTAAATCAGGAGTATTATTGCTATGTGCAGTATACGATATAGTTTGTCAAATGTAccataggaaaaaaaattgtacatgTGAAGTTCTTACAGTTTTATACTATGCTGTACTTCTACACATCTTCTATATATTTAATTTCAAATGTAGATATatttcatacatggaaattaaaccctttcattcatgcatgaattatgagaactttagtcaagattttttcttgagtgtttttattcctctttaggcaagaaaaaaacaatgagattgattcttttttttttttttttaattaacctgtttttcatagagttacttaaaatgtccactcatttggacaccatgtgtttaattttctaagcaaagaaacatgtatttaaaacccataatcagaaagtgataaactgtgtgaaaactatgaaacaaaagtatttttaatgcagctaatctgatgttttctcaccttttaacataatctaatactagttcttactcatttcatggagataataataataaaaaaaaagaactttggtttaagaaaactgttaattacagtctaataacaattagcaattcatttacactcagtttagtgcagatcaggtttattaagagcataaagttacagtaatggtctgaatgtcagtgtatgggatgatgcagaagtgtccgctgtgttggctgatatggaactaaaacaacaaaacccataaatatacaacagttttgaataactgtccactgtagtgaccactctgcatgaaagggttaatatggggtATATTACATTTGCATATGAGGACATCTATGTAGTGGAGTGAGAATATTTGACTCAGAGATGCAGAGGTGCAGAAGTAGAAAGAAAAAAGGACAGTACTAAGTAAGTTTACTCAGTTACTGGTCTCTTTAAAAAGTGCAAAAGCATACAGGCTTGTACTTGTGCTGAGGCTATGAGATGAAAACACTGCCCATCTATGTAGTTTATACCATAACTATCCCTGCAGGAAATGTTCCCATAACCATGTCTGAAAATGTGTATTATGCTGCAGAGCTAAACTGTATCCTACACTCTGTTTATTACTGTCGTAAACATTTCTGTCCATATGTGGACTACATCTTACATCCGCCCAGTGTATCGAGGCCCTTTGCTGGGACAAGTGATTGGCCCAGTGAATGTTTGTAGCTCCAGCCCTGAAGGTATTTCCTGATTGGTTGCTGTGAGTAGTATGGGTCAGTGTCGAAGCCCACGTACAAGCGTGGTCATTCAGTGGCTGTGAACAGTGCTTGGTTTTCATCCTGCTTACATGTAGTCGCTCGGAGGCAGGCAGACACACAGGGACTGTGGGTTGCTATGGCTATATTCTTATTATCGTATAATGGTCTGCAGTTTACACTAATTATTCTTCTGCTGCATGGTGAGTTTACTGCTTTTTTATGTCCTTTTATAGTAATTTAGGCTGTTTCTTTTCCAATATTTATTCAAAGCAGAAGTGACAGAGGTGACCAAACTCAGTGTTATAATGGCATAATTGTCAGTTTTCTGTGGGGAAGTTTAACAGACTTATTGTTTGTTTGGTGTGTCTGAGATATTTACCTGAGTTTCTATGCAGTAGGTAATTGCTTTCAGGCGGACCCAAATCTCTGTGATTCAAGTTGTGCTGGTGAGATTTAAGTTTTTGCCTCAGTGTGATAATTCATATATAAAATCAGTGCATTCTCATTGTCATATACATCAATGACGCTGATTATTTTACATGTAggtcaagtattttcctatgatACAGCTTTTACCTAAATTGAAACATTTTAATCGTGCATGTCTTCATGTCTTTAGGCTTTTCTACCCCTGATTTGTCGTATCAGAGAGGGGTGAGGTACACTTACAGGTACAGCACAACAGTCACCACAACCCTTCATGGTTCTAATGCTGGTAGGAATGGACTGGCTTTGGACTGTGTGGTTGATATTGATGTGGTTTCCAAGTGTCACCTAATGATGCAGGTCAGATTTAAAACAAGTAGTGTGGAAAAGACCCTATTAGGTATTGGTAAAATGTTAGTAATGTTCTTTTTTGTCATGTACGTGTGTGTTCAACAGATTAGGAATCCACAGATAAAGCGTCTTTCTCCTCAGAAGGAGCACTCTGTTCAGCGCCTAAAAAGTTTAAGGTAATATACCAATGGGTGAATGACTAAATGCACAATTTAACACTCTTTTGCTTAATTATTTTGCATAAATGCATGCAATTTTATCCATCTTTCTCTCCATATGATAGTTTTAGAGCACTGCAACTGTTTTTCTGTGAATGTGATCCTCTGTTCAGATGCTTTACTTGTTTGTGGTCTCTGGTCTCGGGGGGCTCATCTGGTGTTTTTGTTTCCCAGGGAGTCACTGGAGAGAACGCGCCTCAAGTTCTCCCTCCAGGGGGGAAAGGTCACGGCCCTGTGTCCTCAGGAGGGGGAGCAGGTGTGGGCCCTTAACATTAAAAGGGCTCTACTGAGCATGCTCCAGACCTCCGACATGGTCTCCAAACTGGAATTAAAGAATGAGGTGAGGGTTTATGGTCATGTTTTCTGTAATTAGTGATGGGGAGGCTACTTTCAAAGTGTATTTCTATGCATATTTACAGTGTAATTGGAATCATATTCTGTTAGATGGTGAAGATGAtgatttttattactattactattacactgttgcccatagttgtaataaaatatttgtaactttttgtgaaaggattgtgacaatgtcatttattctcagtatgtaatcattgtacctggtcaaaggtgatgcGCATGAATCAGTAAATcaatcaattttttaaaaaaatatagtgccaaatcataacagaagttatcttGGGTCCCCTATCTGTAAGCACTCTTGGTTCTTTGGGGTTCCCTTTCATGTACATCTGTTGTAAACTGCTCATgcataatatgttttttttctcagtgcatgaataaaatatctgaatctgaatctaactcatgacattttacatatagagctggtccaaaccagactctcaagccaatttacagaaacccaacagaatcctccaggaataaaaagtggaatgtaactgaaaacaaaaattttatgggcaacagtgtatttttattattgtatGCAATAGCTGACTGATCCCAATTGCTCATATAAACACTTGCTATAGAGACCATGCTTATAAGTACTGTATATGTTAACACAAAAGTGGCGTCTGTCTGGTAAAGAGGCAAAGATCCAGTTTTTCTTTGACATTTAATCTCCAACAGCATCAAGTTAGAGAGTAAACCAgtaaacataaatgaaaataaaatgtatttatggttttcacatttgaacatactaaaAATGTCAGCAAAAAGGGCagttttttaattctgttttcttAGAGTatgaaatgtgttaaaatgagaaaaaaacaacccaaatgtGTTAAATTGAACATGCATCTTCATCATGTTGTGTAGAGGGATAAGCTACAGTTCGAGTATGAGTTTGTTTTTGAGGTTTATAGGAAGTTAGTGATGCCCTTGAATAAAATGGCAAAGCTGTTAAATCACCATGTAGAATGTAACAGTACTTTGATTCTTTGCTAACTGCAGTCACTCATATTTTGTACACTGGagaaaatccaaatcttaccaagtgtatttttcttatttctagtccacatatctcatcacacttaaaataagacagaatcacctaaagagtaacttttcagtgagatataagaactgatttttggacaacagatctggaaaatctgatttcaagaaatcttaccaagataattttcacttgttccaaatattggctgattttttttttttgcttaattcaagatttttttttttttcttaattcaaacaaaaaaatctgtcaatggtacaagtgaaaattatcttggtaagatttcttgaaataagattttcaagatctattgcctaaaaataagttcttatatctcactgaaaagtttctctttaggtgattctgtctgattttaagtgtgatgagatatttggactagaaatgagaaaaatacacttggtaagatattGATATTTTCCATTGTATTATGAATATTTAACACCATCACATGTATTCAGGGAGTGTCTGGCTCTAAAATAACACCCTGTCATGACTGGTGTACTATGTTTCCTTGTCTGTCTGGTACCATCTTCAGTCCTAACAATAAACACAATTATCGGCATCTTTCCATAATATGGTACATTGACAGTGAGATTATCTGACTTTGCTTTAATGCCTTTTCCTCAGACAGATGTGTACGGGACATGCAGCAGCAGGTATGAGCGGCGAGGGCCTGTGCTGCTGAAGATCAGGGATATAAAACAGTGCCAACAGAGCAGACTGGCAAACTTCTGGCCTCATTCAGTGTCTATGTCTGATGATACAGTGAGTtcaacctttttcttttttgtttttctttacttaagtttttattgaaatttcatAAACACAtaatcaccaaaaacaacaaacactcaAATCATGCTTGGGTAGCAACACTATTCACATTAtccagtccttccaccattccagATTCTATAATCAgttcatttattccattttttggcCATTTGTACAACTTGTAGTCAtggtttgtgagttattttttccattgtatatattccttcaataattgtgatccattggtcctttgttggtggttctgtctttccccagttccttgtaagcTTTTTTGCAAGTCACTAAAAGtatcttaaagggctcatattttgctaaacccacttttattattctttggttcatttatttgtgtatttggaccctaacagttcaaaaagtttgaatttgaaccctccaggtgccacAAAGTTATATAACTCCGGCAAAAATCGActgaatttctacaacccattttaattcctgcttaatttgttatgttttaactagttacgtcacaacatttgcacataggtccagacttcagacgaacatttctctgagttcgACATAatagtttatcagcagcagcggttgtagtaaaaactgaaaatatgtccaaacttggagccgattacctaaaatgttcagttggttgtattaaatgaacacaagtggctgaacgggacagagaagccGTCAACACCTGATGGGTGGGgcctaaagtggctcatttgcatttaaagggccagtgctcaaaaccacctttctggtgtcattactcagaaacaggttgaagatggacctgtggagttgaatgaatgaagaattcagacccaaacagaacatttacagtttatggagaccacagggaaatgtttgaaaatgcataattccatttaaaaagtaaaatatcactcctttaaccaagTATGTGTAATTTCCTTGTCCTTGTCAGGGTTTTACAGTCATATGTGATTATATGATATATTGCTAATGTATTAATGtttgctttaattatttttttttttttaacatacattTATTTGAATTTTGAATCACAGTGTATAGATACGAAGTGAATATAGACATACAATGAACTGCAGATGTTTAAAGTTGAGCTAGTTTTATCAGCTTTTATTTACTGTAGCGTAGTTTAATTAGCAGTGCATCATATTCTGTTAggtcattatttgtttgtaacatCGCTGTATGTGAGTATAATAACTCTGTAAATCTACAAAGTCAACCTTTCATGAACTCAGAAAAGCTTGTTTTCAGGTTTGTGGTAAGGCATTTTCCATGCAAGTCCAATTTTATGTTGCTTAGtttattatttgattttattgaatGTAAGAAGGATGATAACTGTCCAGGCCTTAAAATCCTCTCATCAGAAACTATCTAACTATATGGAGATGTGACTTCACCTGATAAGAATATTCACTTCAGGGATTTAGTTTAGTATAAAGTTGAACACTTTAGAAATTCTGAATTAAGTACAAGCACCTCAGCCTTGTACTTAAGAgttttcctcttcttctgttCTTTCAAGTCATTGCAGTCAGAGCTGCACTGTATTCAACGCCATCGATCGACTGTGATGGAAGAAGTCAACTGCACTGAAGTCGTTTCCATAGCAACATCATCCAGAACAGCCGGACGAGTAAAAACCCAAACCGTGTCTACTCTGATCCTGCTCAGAGCTCAGCCGTGGACACCACCAGGACCAGGTCAGGAGTACTACCAACTCTTCAGTGTTTTCCACTATATTAATAAAACCAACACAtggtttgagtgttgtatctaAAGCCTCAGTGGGCACAGTTTGGTTTCACTGGCCATGACGTCGATGATAACCTATAATGTATTTTATATAAGTAACCTGACAGGAAACAAGACTTATGCACTTCTTTGTGGCTGTGTTTTCAGACTCTATGAAGTCTATATTCTGATGGAAGATTTTGGCAAATCACAAGAGTAATAAGAATAAGGGACAAGTGTAGTGACCAATTGCTTACTCTTTTaagataaatatattttattactCCTTTACATTGGTTTGACACCTCTAGCTACTTTACTGATTAagatttgacacaatgaataataTAAAAAGCTCTTAAACTGCAATAGAACGATAAAAATTAAACCACTTTCCTaccattttttcctttttggtaTCTTATAACTAGGGATgtgacgattaccggtataacgataaactgcagtaaaattgcagccGGTTagtactgtttaaattctaattatcatgataactgtgtttgattaccgcacttttaggggagaaaacgtctatgtaaagatctgcttttatgtcaaatatttgagtatagattgaatttattacaattttaattttctatacctaatctTTGGAACcatatattcacttttaaagtctttgaaaaggttcgttaagcttctgtgtgttatttatgcaataaattatatacagttttcaaatcgaattttatattttttttgtgttttctgtccttttgtgtttttatagtaggttaaagtgaaaaataatagacagatgatttagatgaagttgtgctgaaaaacagatcccaaacatgggtatagtaaacatttgtttatatatataaaggcaaatcacaaggactgaaaaacggacaaaataggctcagaccactaagggttaatatttgaatgtttctgacacagaagggacattgggactgttattttatttatttttattttttacaatttggttaaattatttcagtgtgtgtataagtagtttttgaacattttgagcacaatttcaacaataccacaatactaatgataaccgtgataattttggtcataataaccgtgatatgaaattttcatatcgttacatccctacttataaCATATACAGTTGTAGTCAGTTTATATTTCAGGTTTTTACGAGTTATTAAAACCTGCATGAAACAGTGAGTTTTCACTTTTAATTTCCGATGTGGTTTAATAAAATACTAATATTAGATAAATATTTCAAAACTTTGTTTGTCTTCTGGTCATTCTCTTCAATCTTGAAATGAGTCTCTGGATATGTCTTGTTTCCCTGTCGGTAAAAGTGGATATAATATTCTGACTAGCTCCATTCAACAGTAACTTGCGCTGACAATACAGATGCTTCTATATTAActgataaagacccagtggttgttcccaaatgaatttttctctctattgaacctttcttaagcaatttgtcaccatttattatagtatcctctgtattttgcgtttcttcagtaaaaatcaggtagtattatcctctgtattttgcgtttcttcagtaaaaatcaggtattttcctatatttaattcactgattatgtagatgttcataaaagatcagattaaagttaactgtcataatatcagacacagagaaaaattatgaaactgtgacttttttaacaaaatgtatcattaattcaatatgaaccaagtgtgtccatcctctgccattgatccaactccatgggttttactggtgaattaatattgtagaagatggtacggtaactacggagcctctgaacatccaaatgggtcatgtctgatgatcattatttattatttattttttctctatatttaacatttcttaagtaatttgtcaccatctattttaaaataatcttccatattttgcaattttcagtcaaaatcatgtgttttcccaAATTTATTGTACTgacttaaaatgagtttgacacctctggtttaagGCATATAATTATAATATGATATTTAATTTATATGTTTTTAGATTTTAactcacaaagacccagtgctacttttgtgtcagtttccaaataaatatttctctctatttaacctttcttaagtgatttatcaccatttattataatgttatcctctgtaacttgcatttttcagtgtaaataatttttttcctatatttaaatcactgatcatgtagatgctcataaaagttcagattaaagttgagggttattacatcataaacagagaatactgaagaaaaagtgactttttcagtaaaaggtatcattaactgaacataaaccaagtatgtccgtccactgtcatttattaaaactccatgggttttacgggagaatcagtgttgtagaagatgatggtgtttccatggtaactacggagcctctgaacgtccaaatgggtcatatctgatgaccatgaaaagatgacaaactgcattttacaccaattatttacatggattgataggattaatgggtcagtagggctgcacgattttggccaaaaataaaatcccaatttttttcctctaaaaactcaattttcgatttcgatttttgggtaaaactacaaaagacaacagaagtcggcatgtcgtttttgtgaacAGCCtgtaatgcaaggcactgctccctacctcaaatctgagATGGTATCACGGAATCCCTGAAAGTTCCATgttgggcccacagaagttataccaATGTCAGTCAGTAACAGGTATCAGTCatctgtgcgtggaccacgtaagatgagtgatccctatgcagttatatttgaattagGGGATCCATGCATGCACCAcagcttacactggtatcactactGCAAGGCCAATTACAGATTTAAGGTCATTACACGGGCTGCTGTGAAAGACCGCCCTCACAGATAGGAGGAAACCTATGGTAGGCACAAGAGACATGAAATTGAtttgatgatttcccttttttaaaaatcgtcttaattaaataatccaattttgatttaaaattgattaatcgtgcagccccaTGGGTCAgtagttaataaacattttatactGGTAGATTATTTGGTCATGAGTGGTTGCTGTGGTGTTTATTAATTCAATGATGCCTAATATAATATATCAGTCAGAAGCACCAAACTGTGCAgtacttttacttataatggagttTACGTTGGGTATGCTAACTGGAATACGTCTCCCATCACTGATTTTTCCACAGATTCTTTAGGccgtggtgcattcactgacctgcTGTTTGAGGAAGAGGCATCTG
The DNA window shown above is from Sphaeramia orbicularis chromosome 17, fSphaOr1.1, whole genome shotgun sequence and carries:
- the LOC115437392 gene encoding apolipophorins-like, translated to MAIFLLSYNGLQFTLIILLLHVGNCFQADPNLCDSSCAGFSTPDLSYQRGVRYTYRYSTTVTTTLHGSNAGRNGLALDCVVDIDVVSKCHLMMQIRNPQIKRLSPQKEHSVQRLKSLRESLERTRLKFSLQGGKVTALCPQEGEQVWALNIKRALLSMLQTSDMVSKLELKNETDVYGTCSSRYERRGPVLLKIRDIKQCQQSRLANFWPHSVSMSDDTSLQSELHCIQRHRSTVMEEVNCTEVVSIATSSRTAGRVKTQTVSTLILLRAQPWTPPGPDSLGRGAFTDLLFEEEASVRAGRNKASTPQQASHTIRMLCSLMDQQQISQEFLQLVFLLRDLTFSQLKTLWQESSFKCRNDWQPLLDALPACGSENCILLLTDLMRNEELEDEHAQSVLHHHCPDASSITANPRLGQCRNFTALLEVPKVRSRALLTGSSLVYQLCHRSQTSCSELPQVQTFIQSLEETLKDGCEEQEPTQSKSGKRWSVGWGLHPSVNPLCCQPVGGTGAETGCRSSLQTDSCSDNLYRSSQEDPEVRTAAYQQIMRCPDQDLFRTGKETLRNETSSQVGSYVWSHLTTS